Proteins encoded within one genomic window of Nordella sp. HKS 07:
- the rnk gene encoding nucleoside diphosphate kinase regulator, producing MNDVTPIRRKPEISITATDHTRLMTLANAIAERDELLAEDLFGELERAKVVADGTLTEGVIRMGSQVSFKDDKGVERSVALVFPTEADFAQGRLSILTPVGTALIGLSAGQSILWTARDGQKHELTVLEVKS from the coding sequence ATGAATGACGTCACGCCCATCCGCCGCAAGCCGGAGATCAGCATCACCGCAACCGACCACACCCGTCTGATGACGCTGGCCAATGCCATCGCCGAGCGCGACGAACTGCTCGCCGAGGACCTCTTCGGTGAACTCGAGCGGGCGAAGGTTGTCGCCGACGGCACACTCACCGAGGGCGTCATCCGGATGGGGTCGCAGGTGAGCTTCAAGGACGACAAGGGCGTCGAGCGCAGCGTGGCGCTGGTGTTTCCGACCGAGGCCGACTTCGCGCAAGGGCGTTTGTCCATCCTGACGCCGGTGGGAACGGCGCTCATCGGCCTTTCGGCCGGCCAGTCGATCTTGTGGACGGCGCGCGACGGCCAGAAGCACGAGCTGACCGTTCTCGAGGTCAAGTCCTGA
- a CDS encoding lytic murein transglycosylase produces the protein MKLLPLCLSASLLIASSAAASAATDCPSPSKFPSWLSGVKKEAAGMGISKGSIAVLDGMTYDPAVIKRDRAQSVFSLAFLDFQARLISAGRMNTGSSLLNKHGAIFQKVEQKYGVPPAVIVAFWGLETDFGGYMGDFHTIRSLATLSFDCRRPEKFRPQLFAALQILDRGDMTEADMVGAWAGEIGQVQFLPADFLQSGVDADGDGRVDLKRSIPDILYSAANLLINHGWQPNQPWLQEVRVPEDLPWDQADIAIQHPRSQWAKWGVKLVSGKALKADKAPASLLLPMGRHGPAFLAYPNFTEVYLKWNESLIYSTTAAYFATRLAGAPPVSKGNGPIDSLDYNQIMELQKILTRMGYDVGKVDGKLGAQSRAAVKSVQIKLGLPADSWPTPDLLERLRRS, from the coding sequence GTGAAGCTTCTCCCCCTCTGCCTGTCCGCCTCGCTTCTTATCGCCTCGTCCGCCGCAGCTTCCGCCGCGACCGACTGCCCGAGTCCATCGAAATTCCCGAGCTGGCTTTCCGGCGTCAAGAAGGAAGCCGCCGGCATGGGCATCTCAAAAGGTTCCATCGCCGTGCTCGACGGCATGACCTATGATCCGGCCGTCATCAAACGCGACCGCGCGCAAAGCGTCTTCTCGCTGGCCTTTCTCGACTTCCAGGCCCGACTGATCTCGGCAGGGCGCATGAATACCGGATCGAGCCTGCTCAATAAGCACGGCGCCATCTTCCAGAAGGTCGAACAGAAATATGGAGTGCCGCCCGCCGTCATCGTCGCCTTCTGGGGTCTCGAGACGGACTTCGGCGGTTATATGGGCGATTTCCACACCATCCGGTCTCTGGCGACCTTGTCTTTCGACTGCCGTCGGCCGGAGAAATTCCGCCCACAGCTCTTCGCGGCACTTCAGATTCTGGATCGTGGCGACATGACCGAAGCAGACATGGTCGGCGCCTGGGCCGGCGAGATCGGTCAGGTACAGTTCCTGCCCGCCGACTTCCTCCAGAGCGGTGTCGATGCCGATGGCGACGGCCGCGTGGATCTGAAACGCAGCATTCCCGACATTTTGTATTCTGCCGCGAACCTGCTCATCAATCATGGCTGGCAGCCCAACCAGCCCTGGCTGCAAGAGGTGCGTGTTCCCGAGGACCTGCCCTGGGATCAGGCCGATATCGCCATCCAGCATCCGCGCTCGCAATGGGCCAAATGGGGCGTGAAGCTCGTCTCGGGCAAGGCCCTCAAAGCGGACAAGGCGCCAGCTTCGCTCCTCTTGCCGATGGGCCGGCACGGCCCGGCCTTCCTCGCCTATCCAAATTTCACCGAGGTGTATCTGAAGTGGAACGAGTCGCTCATTTATTCGACGACGGCCGCCTATTTCGCCACCCGCCTGGCGGGCGCCCCGCCGGTCAGCAAGGGCAACGGTCCGATCGATAGCCTCGACTACAATCAGATCATGGAGCTGCAGAAGATCCTGACCCGCATGGGCTATGACGTCGGCAAGGTCGACGGCAAGCTCGGCGCGCAGAGCCGGGCGGCGGTGAAGTCGGTGCAGATCAAGCTCGGCCTGCCCGCCGATTCCTGGCCGACTCCGGATCTTCTCGAGCGCCTGCGCAGGAGCTGA
- a CDS encoding Ldh family oxidoreductase: MTERRATAEKLAAFSYEVLTSAGADPDSAEATTGAMLHASLLGVDSHGIRLLPFYADCLRGGICKPKPVITIAHPRRSAVLVDADDGLGHLPTYRAMDEACAIARDTGIGMGVVINSTHFGAAGAYALAAAQAGFIGFVTCNSGAFVVPHGGKKPLHGTSPIAMAAPLEGREPYFLDMATSSIPWNKVMRYRTEGLELPPDVALDADGNYTADPHAAICLGPVGGAGFGYKGAGLAGLAEVLGAMLTGMRLSIEQSGIVLGDTKVGHFVMAIDPSTFVPAAVFAERHASYLDGFKAEPGILPAGGPEWARRIDREAKGIPLPDGLYQELAEAAEKAKVALTL; the protein is encoded by the coding sequence ATGACGGAACGGCGCGCCACGGCGGAGAAGCTGGCGGCATTCTCCTATGAAGTTCTCACCTCGGCGGGAGCCGATCCGGACTCGGCCGAGGCGACGACCGGCGCCATGCTGCATGCCTCGCTTCTGGGTGTCGACAGCCACGGCATCAGGCTCCTTCCCTTTTATGCCGACTGCCTGAGAGGCGGCATCTGCAAGCCGAAGCCTGTCATCACCATTGCGCATCCGCGCCGCAGCGCCGTGCTCGTCGATGCCGATGACGGACTGGGCCATCTCCCCACCTATCGCGCCATGGACGAGGCCTGCGCCATTGCCCGCGATACCGGTATCGGCATGGGGGTGGTGATCAACTCGACCCATTTCGGCGCGGCGGGCGCCTATGCACTGGCGGCGGCCCAAGCCGGCTTCATCGGCTTCGTGACCTGCAATTCGGGCGCCTTCGTCGTGCCCCATGGCGGCAAGAAGCCTCTTCACGGGACGAGCCCGATCGCCATGGCCGCACCCCTGGAAGGGCGCGAGCCCTATTTTCTCGACATGGCGACGAGTTCCATTCCGTGGAACAAGGTCATGCGTTATCGCACCGAGGGACTTGAGCTTCCGCCCGATGTGGCCCTCGATGCCGACGGCAATTACACCGCCGATCCCCATGCGGCCATCTGCCTGGGGCCGGTCGGCGGCGCGGGCTTCGGTTATAAGGGCGCTGGCCTCGCCGGCCTCGCCGAGGTCCTGGGCGCCATGCTTACCGGCATGCGGCTGTCGATCGAGCAGAGCGGCATCGTCCTCGGCGACACCAAGGTCGGCCATTTCGTGATGGCGATCGATCCGTCGACCTTCGTTCCCGCCGCGGTCTTTGCCGAACGCCATGCGAGCTATCTCGACGGTTTCAAGGCCGAGCCCGGCATCTTGCCGGCGGGCGGACCGGAATGGGCCAGGCGCATCGACCGCGAGGCCAAGGGCATTCCGCTCCCGGACGGCCTTTACCAGGAACTCGCCGAAGCAGCGGAAAAGGCCAAGGTCGCCCTTACTTTGTGA
- a CDS encoding DMT family transporter, with amino-acid sequence MGILWMLVTVLCFTSLDTLVKHLLETYSLVQVTWARFFFATIVAALAAGRSLPQVVRSKAPALQLSRSLLLALTTALFNAGVRLVPLATATTIMFLAPILVTVLSVPMLKEHVGPRRWIGVLVGFLGALVVVRPWESQAGMFISGATFLLIAALLNASYQITTRKVRLYDEPLTSLFYTSVIGALVTTLFVPFHWQWPGATDWLLLIATGLLGGVGHLFLIQAFRRAPASVAAPFSYSSLIWAALFGWFFFAEWPDTWTWLGAALIIGSGLYIFHRERQHRSN; translated from the coding sequence GTGGGCATCCTCTGGATGCTCGTCACGGTGCTTTGCTTCACCTCCCTCGACACCCTGGTGAAACACCTGCTCGAGACCTACTCGCTGGTCCAGGTCACCTGGGCGCGCTTCTTCTTCGCCACCATCGTCGCCGCTTTGGCGGCGGGCCGGAGCCTGCCGCAAGTCGTGAGGAGCAAAGCCCCGGCGCTCCAGTTGTCGCGCTCGCTGCTTCTCGCTCTGACCACCGCCTTGTTCAATGCCGGGGTGCGCCTGGTGCCCCTCGCCACCGCGACGACGATCATGTTCCTCGCGCCCATATTGGTCACAGTCCTGTCGGTGCCCATGCTCAAGGAGCATGTCGGCCCACGCCGCTGGATCGGCGTCCTGGTCGGCTTTCTCGGTGCTCTTGTCGTGGTCAGGCCGTGGGAGAGCCAAGCCGGGATGTTCATCAGCGGCGCCACCTTCCTGCTGATCGCCGCTTTGCTCAATGCCAGCTACCAGATCACCACCCGCAAGGTGCGCCTCTATGACGAGCCATTGACCTCGCTGTTCTACACATCCGTGATCGGAGCACTCGTCACCACCCTCTTCGTTCCCTTTCACTGGCAATGGCCGGGCGCAACGGACTGGCTTCTGCTCATCGCCACCGGACTTCTCGGCGGTGTCGGCCATCTCTTCCTCATCCAGGCCTTCCGCCGCGCGCCGGCCTCGGTCGCCGCCCCCTTCTCCTATTCATCGCTGATCTGGGCAGCGTTGTTCGGCTGGTTTTTCTTCGCCGAATGGCCCGACACCTGGACATGGCTGGGCGCCGCCTTGATCATCGGTTCCGGCCTTTACATTTTCCATCGCGAAAGACAGCATAGGTCCAACTGA
- a CDS encoding class II aldolase and adducin N-terminal domain-containing protein: MTSVTKLKTKTSEEQQLRIDLAAAFRLAEHFNWHEGVANHFSLAVSPDGKQFLMNPKWKHFSGIKASDLLLLDADDKEAMKRPEAPDETAWCIHGRMHALVPSARCVMHVHPTYATALVGLADPEIKPIDQNTARFYKRVAYDLGYEGMANSDAEGNRLAGLLGNNKTMMMGNHGVLIAAGSVAEAFDELYYLERACQTLMLAYASGQKLNVMSDKVAEQTARDWDLYADSAFAHFAEMKKILDRKDPSYAD; this comes from the coding sequence ATGACCTCGGTGACCAAACTCAAGACCAAGACGTCGGAAGAACAACAGCTTCGCATCGATCTGGCCGCGGCATTCAGGCTCGCCGAGCATTTCAATTGGCATGAGGGCGTCGCCAATCATTTCAGCCTCGCCGTGTCGCCGGACGGCAAGCAGTTCCTGATGAATCCCAAGTGGAAGCATTTCTCCGGCATCAAGGCCTCGGACCTCCTGCTGCTCGATGCCGATGACAAGGAAGCGATGAAGCGGCCCGAAGCGCCGGACGAGACCGCCTGGTGCATCCACGGTCGCATGCACGCGCTGGTGCCCTCGGCGCGCTGCGTCATGCATGTGCATCCAACCTATGCGACGGCGCTCGTCGGCCTCGCCGATCCCGAGATCAAGCCGATCGACCAGAACACCGCGCGCTTCTACAAGCGCGTCGCCTATGACCTGGGTTATGAGGGCATGGCCAATTCGGATGCCGAGGGCAATCGTCTGGCCGGCCTCCTAGGCAACAACAAGACGATGATGATGGGCAATCATGGCGTGCTGATCGCCGCCGGCTCGGTCGCCGAGGCCTTCGACGAGCTCTATTATCTCGAACGCGCCTGCCAGACACTCATGCTGGCCTATGCCAGCGGCCAGAAGCTCAATGTCATGAGTGACAAGGTCGCCGAGCAGACGGCGCGCGACTGGGATCTCTACGCCGACTCGGCCTTCGCCCATTTCGCGGAGATGAAGAAGATCCTCGATCGCAAGGATCCCTCCTACGCCGATTAG
- a CDS encoding DUF2000 family protein, whose protein sequence is MTFDTKIAIVVRESLAPWQKLNVTAFLAGGLAEVYPEIVGERYCDGSGETYGPLVRQPILIFAGDGPDLSRTLKRARERGVAASIYTMELFTTYNDLDNRAAVAAVATDRLDLAGLAFHAERKAVDKIVKGLKLHA, encoded by the coding sequence ATGACCTTTGACACCAAGATCGCCATTGTCGTGCGCGAAAGCCTCGCGCCCTGGCAGAAGCTCAACGTGACCGCCTTTCTCGCCGGCGGCCTTGCCGAAGTCTACCCCGAGATCGTGGGCGAGCGCTACTGCGACGGCAGCGGCGAAACCTATGGTCCGCTGGTGCGCCAGCCCATCCTGATCTTCGCGGGCGACGGACCGGATCTATCCCGCACACTGAAGCGGGCGCGTGAACGCGGCGTCGCGGCCTCGATCTATACGATGGAGCTGTTCACCACGTACAACGATCTCGACAACCGCGCCGCGGTCGCGGCGGTGGCGACCGACAGGCTCGACCTCGCGGGGCTCGCTTTTCATGCCGAGCGCAAAGCGGTCGACAAGATCGTCAAGGGCCTGAAGCTTCATGCCTGA
- a CDS encoding AraC family transcriptional regulator, whose translation MARTVREAGKARLERSCGSHAGDWIEHAPASAGIERIEAFFTGHAYDPHRHDTYALGYTVSGVQSFTYRGARADSLAGNAIVLHPDEVHDGRAGVEAGFLYRMIYIEPRLISAALSGRTNALPFLKQAVSSDRRLLAALGEALADLDRAFEPLEEDRIVASIADALFVLDRSLPERRISITSARAVDRAREYVDAHFARVVASEELEAVTDLDRYALARHFRARLGTSPYRYLTMRRLDQAKAAILAGQSLAEASFLSGFADQSHMTRQFKRAFGLTPGHWQALRN comes from the coding sequence ATGGCGAGGACGGTAAGAGAAGCGGGCAAGGCCCGTCTTGAACGATCGTGCGGCTCCCATGCCGGCGACTGGATCGAGCACGCCCCCGCTTCCGCCGGCATCGAGCGCATCGAGGCGTTCTTCACGGGCCACGCCTACGATCCGCACCGCCACGACACATATGCACTCGGCTATACGGTGAGCGGCGTACAGTCCTTCACCTATCGCGGCGCCCGCGCCGACAGCCTCGCCGGCAATGCCATTGTGCTGCATCCCGATGAAGTTCATGACGGCCGCGCCGGCGTCGAAGCGGGTTTCCTCTACCGGATGATCTATATCGAGCCGCGCCTCATCAGCGCCGCCTTGAGCGGCCGCACCAATGCCCTGCCCTTCCTCAAGCAGGCCGTGTCATCCGACCGGCGCCTTCTGGCGGCCCTTGGCGAAGCGCTTGCCGATCTCGACCGCGCATTCGAGCCCCTGGAGGAAGATCGGATCGTGGCGTCGATCGCGGATGCTCTCTTTGTCCTCGATAGGTCCCTTCCGGAACGTCGGATTTCCATCACCTCCGCGCGCGCGGTCGACCGCGCCCGCGAGTATGTCGATGCGCATTTCGCCCGCGTCGTCGCCTCCGAGGAGCTGGAGGCCGTGACCGATCTCGACCGCTATGCGCTGGCCCGCCATTTCCGCGCGAGGCTCGGCACCAGCCCCTATCGCTACCTCACCATGCGTCGCCTCGACCAGGCCAAAGCCGCGATCCTTGCGGGCCAGTCCCTCGCGGAGGCTTCCTTCCTCAGCGGCTTTGCCGATCAGAGTCACATGACAAGACAGTTCAAGCGGGCCTTCGGGCTGACGCCGGGCCATTGGCAGGCCTTGCGAAATTAG
- a CDS encoding DMT family transporter encodes MSFFTGNRNLLGIASLCAGILIISTQDAIIKAVSGDYAVTQAVATRSIVALPILLLFVHWDGGMRQILSPRFWALTFRGLILLVAYTSYYLAFPALPLAEAIVLFFTAPFLVTFLAAPILGEKVELKAIIALVVGFAGVLVIMNPGFGFFEPAALFSLLSAITYALAMLFARKLGVSEPASVMAFYQNWVYLAGAGLMALVFHLAGITTAEHPSIAFLVRPWSWPDSLSLAMMAACGGIAAISMVLLTQAYRMADASLVTVFEYTGMIWAPLWGFLFFAEVPAASTLLGMLLILAAGLIVLVRPRQPQLAGEP; translated from the coding sequence ATGTCATTCTTCACCGGCAACCGGAACCTGCTCGGCATCGCGTCGCTCTGCGCCGGCATTCTGATCATCTCGACCCAGGATGCGATCATCAAGGCTGTCAGCGGCGACTATGCCGTCACCCAGGCGGTCGCCACGCGTTCCATCGTGGCGCTCCCTATCCTCCTGCTTTTCGTCCATTGGGACGGCGGCATGCGCCAGATCCTGTCGCCGCGCTTCTGGGCCCTGACCTTTCGCGGGCTGATCCTGCTCGTTGCCTATACGTCTTACTATCTGGCCTTTCCGGCCCTGCCGCTCGCCGAGGCGATCGTGCTCTTCTTCACCGCACCCTTCCTCGTCACCTTTCTGGCGGCGCCGATCCTGGGCGAAAAAGTCGAGCTCAAGGCGATCATCGCGCTGGTTGTCGGTTTCGCCGGGGTGCTGGTCATCATGAATCCGGGCTTCGGCTTCTTTGAGCCCGCCGCTTTGTTCAGCCTACTCAGCGCCATCACCTATGCGCTCGCCATGCTCTTCGCCCGCAAGCTCGGTGTTTCGGAACCGGCGTCCGTCATGGCCTTCTACCAGAACTGGGTCTATCTCGCGGGCGCCGGTTTGATGGCGCTGGTCTTCCATCTGGCCGGCATCACCACGGCGGAGCATCCGAGCATCGCCTTCCTGGTCAGACCCTGGTCCTGGCCGGATTCGCTGAGCCTCGCGATGATGGCCGCCTGCGGCGGCATCGCCGCCATTTCCATGGTTCTTCTGACCCAGGCCTACCGTATGGCCGATGCAAGCCTCGTCACCGTCTTCGAATATACGGGCATGATCTGGGCACCGCTCTGGGGATTCCTGTTCTTCGCCGAGGTGCCGGCCGCGAGCACGCTGCTGGGCATGCTGCTCATCCTGGCCGCAGGCCTGATCGTCCTCGTCCGCCCGCGCCAGCCTCAGCTCGCCGGCGAGCCGTAG
- a CDS encoding nuclear transport factor 2 family protein gives MALRDIWADYESAWAQTDPNKRSDALRRTLDGTFVYVDPNIRTEGHEQLSQYIGELQKNIPGMRVITRSFAEHHGSCLVNWTLEDGQDNAVAAGVTCGECGANGLLLKASVFYGSPAS, from the coding sequence ATGGCATTGCGTGACATCTGGGCGGATTACGAAAGCGCCTGGGCCCAGACCGATCCCAACAAGCGAAGCGACGCCTTGCGCCGCACCCTCGACGGCACGTTCGTCTATGTCGATCCGAATATCCGCACCGAAGGTCATGAGCAGCTTTCGCAGTATATCGGCGAGCTGCAGAAAAACATTCCCGGCATGCGTGTCATCACCAGGTCCTTCGCGGAGCATCACGGATCCTGCCTGGTCAACTGGACTCTCGAGGATGGCCAGGACAACGCTGTTGCGGCGGGCGTGACCTGTGGCGAGTGCGGAGCGAATGGCCTGTTGTTGAAGGCTTCCGTATTCTACGGCTCGCCGGCGAGCTGA
- a CDS encoding TetR/AcrR family transcriptional regulator: MARPRSFDPAQTLTTAMKVFWERGYFNTSIDDLVAATGVSRYGLYDIYENKRGLFLAALDHYHETIFRALLEPVEKPGASVGEIRQYFGVLLFYAGKSEGNIGCLMCNSASEVAPFDAAVAERVKRFRDIAGKAFRQALTTARARGEIGERIDIARQADFLAAALQTVWVLARSSAGRKAISHHIAVTLSTLDK; encoded by the coding sequence ATGGCTCGTCCGCGCAGCTTCGATCCCGCCCAGACGCTCACAACCGCGATGAAAGTCTTCTGGGAGCGCGGCTATTTCAACACGTCGATCGACGATCTCGTCGCCGCCACCGGCGTCAGCCGCTATGGACTCTACGACATCTACGAGAATAAGCGCGGCCTCTTTCTGGCGGCGCTCGATCACTATCACGAGACAATCTTCCGTGCGCTGTTGGAGCCGGTCGAGAAGCCGGGCGCATCGGTCGGTGAGATCCGGCAATATTTCGGCGTGTTACTCTTCTACGCCGGAAAATCGGAAGGCAATATCGGCTGCCTCATGTGCAATTCGGCCAGCGAAGTGGCGCCCTTCGACGCGGCCGTGGCCGAAAGGGTGAAACGCTTCCGAGATATAGCCGGCAAGGCGTTCCGGCAGGCGCTCACCACGGCGCGCGCGCGCGGCGAGATCGGCGAGCGGATCGATATCGCGCGTCAGGCCGATTTCCTCGCCGCGGCATTGCAGACCGTTTGGGTTCTGGCGCGCTCCTCGGCCGGGCGCAAGGCGATCAGCCATCATATCGCGGTCACGCTCTCGACCCTGGATAAATAA
- a CDS encoding DUF2182 domain-containing protein: MSNGTGDFFASLFHHQRVVIIASLSAVVAVCVAIMQWSGDRVMMSSMASDATLYAVLVFVMWWTMMMAMMLPTAVPALLTDSVIARRWSPAENTTRLQIAFALGYATVWTTFALAATVVNVMVARVIQMTPMMAVTSQVVGIALLVLAGLYQLTPAKQSCLTRCQSPIAFAPGQWRPGPNATYRRGLAHGLFCTGCCGPLMLLLFYGGVMEANWIGGLALYVLIEKLTPAHWRLHQFTGVLLLVWAGLLAFSLRLI; encoded by the coding sequence GTGAGCAACGGAACGGGCGATTTCTTCGCGTCGCTCTTTCATCACCAGAGGGTCGTTATCATCGCAAGCCTTTCAGCGGTCGTGGCCGTCTGCGTAGCTATCATGCAGTGGTCGGGCGATCGGGTGATGATGTCCAGCATGGCGTCCGACGCAACGCTGTATGCCGTGCTGGTCTTCGTCATGTGGTGGACTATGATGATGGCGATGATGCTGCCCACCGCGGTTCCGGCGCTGCTTACCGACAGCGTAATCGCCCGCAGATGGTCCCCGGCCGAAAATACCACACGGCTGCAGATCGCTTTCGCCCTTGGCTATGCGACCGTGTGGACCACCTTTGCGCTCGCAGCGACGGTGGTCAATGTCATGGTCGCACGCGTCATCCAGATGACCCCGATGATGGCGGTCACCAGCCAGGTCGTCGGCATCGCGCTCCTCGTCCTTGCCGGTCTCTATCAGCTGACACCCGCCAAGCAGTCCTGCCTCACGAGATGTCAATCGCCGATCGCCTTCGCGCCCGGGCAATGGCGCCCCGGACCCAATGCCACCTACCGGCGCGGACTCGCGCATGGTCTGTTCTGCACTGGCTGCTGCGGACCGCTGATGCTGTTGCTCTTCTATGGCGGCGTCATGGAAGCGAACTGGATCGGCGGCCTGGCGCTCTATGTGCTGATCGAAAAGCTGACGCCCGCGCATTGGCGCCTGCATCAGTTCACCGGCGTCTTGCTGCTCGTTTGGGCCGGACTGCTGGCGTTCTCGCTGCGCCTGATTTGA
- a CDS encoding DUF1326 domain-containing protein: MIDWMIRGPEIATCNCAYGCPCQFNALPTEGNCSAGVAMRIDKGHFGDVQLDGLHWAGVFAWPGPIHEGHGQAQPVIDERASPEQRAALLAIMSGQESKPGATYFQVFSAMIDTVHEPLFKPISFTADIDAATGQFKVDGVIDAMAEPIRNPVTGEPHRPSISLRDGFEFLAAEFASSTTKTQGAIAREWAGRHAHLTMIHITGEGVVR, from the coding sequence ATGATCGATTGGATGATCCGCGGTCCCGAGATCGCGACCTGTAACTGTGCCTATGGCTGCCCCTGTCAGTTCAACGCGTTGCCCACCGAAGGCAACTGCAGTGCCGGCGTGGCCATGCGGATCGACAAGGGCCATTTCGGCGATGTCCAACTCGATGGCCTGCACTGGGCCGGTGTCTTTGCCTGGCCGGGACCGATCCATGAGGGCCACGGCCAGGCGCAGCCGGTCATAGATGAGCGGGCGAGCCCTGAGCAGCGCGCGGCGCTCCTCGCCATCATGTCCGGCCAGGAGAGCAAGCCGGGCGCTACCTATTTCCAGGTCTTCAGTGCGATGATCGACACGGTGCATGAGCCGCTGTTCAAGCCCATTTCCTTCACGGCCGACATCGATGCGGCGACCGGTCAGTTCAAGGTCGATGGCGTGATCGATGCTATGGCCGAACCGATCCGCAATCCGGTGACGGGCGAACCGCATCGTCCCAGCATCTCCCTGCGCGATGGCTTCGAGTTCCTGGCCGCGGAATTCGCCAGCAGCACGACCAAGACCCAGGGGGCGATCGCTCGCGAGTGGGCGGGGCGGCATGCGCATCTGACGATGATCCATATCACAGGCGAGGGCGTCGTGCGGTGA
- a CDS encoding helix-turn-helix transcriptional regulator: MTYAFAALADPTRRRIFERLATGPAPVGQLAKGLPISRPAVSQHLAALKNAGLVTDHAEGTRRIYRIDPNGLAAIRIWLDQFWTEALANYAAEIERSPGDTP, translated from the coding sequence ATGACTTACGCTTTTGCAGCATTGGCAGACCCCACGCGCCGCCGGATCTTCGAGCGCCTCGCCACTGGTCCCGCGCCGGTGGGCCAATTGGCCAAGGGGCTCCCGATCAGCCGGCCAGCCGTGTCGCAGCATCTGGCGGCCCTGAAGAATGCCGGCCTTGTGACGGATCACGCCGAGGGAACGCGGCGCATCTACCGGATCGACCCCAACGGCCTCGCCGCGATCCGGATCTGGCTCGACCAGTTCTGGACAGAGGCCCTCGCCAATTACGCCGCCGAAATCGAACGCTCCCCAGGAGACACACCATGA
- a CDS encoding SRPBCC family protein: MNLQILPAPVRKSIVVKTGIDKAFAVFTGSMGRWWPATHSTNRASPLAEVIMEPSPQGRWYERGQDGSECQWGHVIAWEPPHRVLLAWQLNGEWQFDPGLVTELEIRFTPQGAHATRVELEHRNLERLGDHAERARTAFDGEGGWAGLLAAYADIAAR; this comes from the coding sequence ATGAACCTGCAAATTCTTCCCGCCCCCGTCCGCAAGTCGATCGTCGTGAAAACCGGAATCGACAAGGCCTTTGCCGTTTTCACCGGCAGCATGGGACGCTGGTGGCCGGCTACTCACTCGACCAACCGGGCCTCGCCGCTGGCCGAGGTCATCATGGAGCCCAGTCCGCAGGGGCGCTGGTATGAGCGCGGCCAGGACGGCTCCGAATGTCAATGGGGCCATGTCATCGCCTGGGAGCCACCGCATCGGGTGCTGCTCGCCTGGCAGCTCAATGGTGAATGGCAATTCGATCCAGGGCTGGTGACCGAGCTTGAAATCCGCTTCACGCCGCAGGGCGCGCACGCGACTCGAGTCGAGTTGGAGCACCGCAATCTCGAGCGCTTGGGAGATCATGCGGAACGGGCGCGGACCGCCTTTGATGGCGAGGGCGGCTGGGCCGGCCTGCTCGCTGCCTATGCGGACATCGCTGCGCGCTAA
- a CDS encoding helix-turn-helix domain-containing protein has product MSTRRGRKSGDAQPVDVTPALGKTIQRLRKAYNMSLGELSEHSGVAKSIISQIERNETNPTIGTVYRLSRALDTTIDEVLKHDDEPNFVEVQTKSGVPILESQDGLCRLAIAGPLNLVEQLQWYDFQARPGGALESDPHPAGTIEHLYLLKGELEVTCDGETRLIKTGESVRFRGDRPHRLFNPGTDYAHATMVLVLRQMASEASRS; this is encoded by the coding sequence ATGTCAACGCGCCGTGGGCGTAAATCAGGTGACGCCCAGCCCGTCGACGTGACACCGGCTCTCGGCAAGACCATTCAGAGGCTGCGCAAGGCCTATAATATGTCCCTGGGCGAGCTTTCGGAGCATTCCGGCGTCGCCAAATCCATCATTTCCCAGATCGAGCGCAACGAGACCAACCCGACCATCGGCACCGTCTACCGGTTGTCACGGGCGCTCGACACGACGATCGACGAGGTGCTGAAGCACGACGACGAGCCCAATTTCGTCGAGGTCCAGACCAAGTCGGGCGTCCCGATCCTCGAAAGCCAGGACGGGCTTTGCCGGCTGGCGATCGCTGGACCGCTCAATCTAGTCGAGCAATTGCAATGGTATGATTTCCAGGCACGGCCGGGTGGGGCGCTCGAATCCGATCCGCATCCGGCGGGCACGATCGAGCATCTCTATCTGCTGAAGGGCGAGCTCGAAGTGACCTGCGATGGGGAGACCCGTCTCATAAAGACCGGTGAATCGGTGCGCTTCCGCGGCGACCGTCCGCACCGGCTATTCAATCCGGGAACGGATTATGCCCATGCCACGATGGTGCTCGTTCTGCGCCAGATGGCCTCCGAAGCTTCCCGAAGTTAG